A single genomic interval of Paralichthys olivaceus isolate ysfri-2021 chromosome 7, ASM2471397v2, whole genome shotgun sequence harbors:
- the nfat5a gene encoding nuclear factor of activated T-cells 5a isoform X3 — translation MESVYDLLPKELQLQPSSTQTEPPTMSQKSGGEPGPPPTAALASDASSSTSNPSASSSLAMGVPSTGPSTSTSDHLKVPQHLQSTGGEGAGASEMQGVGGAVSGPNRGGSGPNTASGDIGSGVSGLGVQQPQNTPSKRRPVLSISPPPEDLFDDSQMSCQEEPTVSGPTGPDSEHSSSMWADDSVSNFSLISSVSYNDNTEVPRKSRKRTPRQRPGPKPAPPEDSMDVFDADSAKAPHFVLSQLGTDKTSAIGSSLESGTAVKGGSLSTQFPQRSDGKELKILVQPETQHRARYLTEGSRGSVKDRTQQGFPTVKLEGVNDPVVLQVFVANDAGRVKPHGFYQACRVTGRNTTACKEVDIEGTIVIEIPLEPSSDMTLAVDCVGILKLRNADVEARIGVAGSKKKSTRARLAFRVSIPQPDGSTLTLQVPSSPILCTQPAGVPEILKKSLHSCSVRGGEEVFIIGKNFLKGTKVIFQENIADDNSWQAEAKIDMDLFHQNHLIVTAPPFHNQSITSPVSVGIFVMTNAGRSHEAQPFTYTPESADNSNAQTVKTEGPSLVKTCMFDGQIKSMSSEQTDCSGQHSKRQEDTPMEVSSNPPPTDVFKQSPDPLVSVQQTQLSSSPHPGGESFQSPMPLQSEDVELSQAPPVFPSLESLNTIQKQEIAPTTSFPVSGDTTIPPVTPDVPQQFLRDPQDNLPPENSNNSGGVVVVAMPQISTPSQPQPQQSQVPMFPQEGVAQLERAVRELQAGGNTTLQQVFEAAVAQQQLNSVLYSPTPSADSLQQHVQENMNSLRLGNTDNTLSTQQQLQMQQQQQMQQQQQQMQQQQMQQQQQQIQQQFQQHQQLQQQQQILGNLQHQQQQQHLQQQQQVLGNMQMQQQLILQPQDQLQQQQQQLIENIQQQQQLQQNQQQQVLNNIQLQDQQQQVLNNIQLQDQQQQVLNNIQLQDQQQQNQILTNLQQHQLQQQQQQLQQQQQQQQQQQQQNQALSNLQQQQQLQEQQVLENLQQQLQAELLQPQIHSNQQVQQPVSLLQRAGELLTIQTNFPTQPPSHTSPPQQLFQSPRPLAETQGSQQQVQAALLQNTLTVLTSGSLNSEQQSTGSALYLSPNPPQQQQQPQLAFISSMKTSTSQPQSVTMFQNQPQAQLSQMQQQSTPMEEQQSAQQNQQQLPMGQQGSLFQSISNHSQANPVPQNQLSQPQQTGLLLCTTDLNPQAIPPTILFSTQTQGPSPIGSISVGIPQPDPAEPMSFQDQSSSGNNSTSNENQQQSLFQEQQPMQVGPSSSSVPSNQPVELFLPQTSLSGLQSTISSQELNNQAPAPGTTIFVVQGGVGVVASPGQQPPEQLFQTTVGGNVAPQGQANLFVFGIQNDSPQLLNSSGSTLPAQSQSQNSSHMQPLLDQPMAQAASPMQAPMHSSLQNTLQAQMQSSLENAMQTSLQNAMQTNTQNALQSSLQANIETSLPTPMQTNLQMEIQSSLQNQLQASLSVSSNMDKIEDLLESLQK, via the exons ATGCCAGCTCTTCCACCTCCAACccttctgcctcttcctccctgGCCATGGGAGTGCCATCCACTGGCCCCTCTACCTCAACCTCAGACCATCTCAAGGTTCCACAGCATCTCCAGTCcactggaggagaaggagctggagcTTCAGAGATGCAAGGTGTGGGGGGTGCTGTATCTGGCCCCAACAGAGGCGGCAGTGGGCCAAACACTGCTTCAGGAGACATAGGGTCAGGAGTGTCAGGGCTAGGAGTCCAGCAGCCTCAGAACACCCCATCAAAACGGAGACCTGTTTTGAGCATATCCCCACCACCTGAGGACCTATTTGACGACAGCCAGATGTCTTGTCAAGAGGAGCCTACTGTATCTGGTCCAACGGGTCCAGACTCAGAACATAGCAGCAGCATGTGGGCTGATGACTCAGTCTCCAACTTCAGCTTGATCAGCTCTGTCTCCTACAATGACAACACCGAGGTACCACGCAAATCCAGAAAACGCACCCCTCGCCAGCGGCCTGGCCCAAAGCCTGCCCCTCCAGAGGACAGCATGGATGTGTTTGATGCCGACAGCGCCAAGGCCCCTCACTTTGTCCTATCCCAGCTTGGCACAGACAAGACCAGTGCAATAGGCAG CTCTCTTGAGTCAGGGACCGCAGTGAAGGGTGGGTCACTGTCCACTCAGTTCCCCCAGAGGAGTGATGGGAAGGAGTTGAagatcctggtgcagccagagaCCCAGCACAGAGCTCGTTATCTGACTGAGGGCAGCAGAGGCTCTGTCAAAGACCGGACACAGCAGGGATTCCCCACTGTCAAG TTGGAGGGTGTGAATGATCCAGTTGTGCTGCAGGTGTTTGTAGCAAATGATGCAGGCAGAGTGAAGCCTCACGGTTTCTACCAGGCTTGCAGAGTGACTGGACGCAACACCACTGCCTGCAAGGAGGTGGACATAGAGGGCACCATTGTTATTGAGATCCCTTTGGAGCCTAGCAGTGATATGACACTTGC GGTGGACTGTGTAGGAATTTTGAAGCTGCGTAATGCAGATGTGGAGGCCCGTATTGGTGTTGCAGGATCAAAGAAAAAGAGCACCCGTGCCAGGCTGGCTTTCAGGGTCAGCATCCCCCAACCTGATGGATCCACCCTCACCCTACAGGTCCCTTCATCACCAATCCTCTGCA CCCAGCCCGCAGGGGTGCCAGAGATCCTGAAGAAGAGTcttcacagctgctcagtgagaggaggagaggaagtttTTATCATTGGAAAGAACTTCCTTAAAGGAACCAAAGTTATTTTCCAGGAGAACATTGCAG ATGATAATTCCTGGCAAGCCGAGGCAAAGATTGACATGGACCTTTTCCATCAG AACCATTTGATAGTGACCGCCCCTCCGTTCCACAACCAGTCAATCACTTCTCCAGTGTCTGTGGGAATCTTTGTGATGACCAATGCTGGTAGATCGCATGAAGCCCAGCCCTTCACCTACACTCCAGAATCAG CTGATAACTCCAATGCCCAGACGGTAAAAACAGAGGGACCCTCTTTAGTCAAGACATGTATGTTTGATGGCCAGATAAAATCTATGTCATCTGAGCAAACCGACTGCTCTGGTCAGCATTCCAAACGCCAGGAGGACACACCAATGGAAGTGTCCAGCAATCCACCACCCACGGATGTCTTTAAG CAATCCCCTGACCCTCTTGTCTCAGTGCAGCAGACCCAGCTTAGCTCCAGTCCCCATCCAGGAGGGGAGTCCTTTCAGAGTCCAATGCCCCTACAGTCTGAAGATGTGGAGCTTTCCCAGGCACCCCCTGTTTTCCCCAGCCTAGAGTCTCTAAATACCATACAGAAGCAAGAAATTGCCCCCACAACCTCCTTCCCAGTGTCAGGAGACACCACAATCCCCCCTGTGACACCAGACGTCCCTCAGCAATTCCTCAGAGACCCTCAGGACAACCTGCCACCTGAGAATTCCAACAATAGTGGaggggttgttgttgttgccatgccCCAAATATCAACTCCatctcagccacagccacaacAATCACAGGTTCCCATGTTCCCCCAGGAAGGGGTGGCCCAGCTAGAGAGGGCAGTAAGGGAGCTCCAAGCCGGAGGTAACACCACACTCCAGCAGGTGTTTGAGGCGGCTGTAGCCCAGCAGCAACTAAACTCAGTGCTTTATAGCCCCACACCCTCCGCAGATTCTCTTCAACAGCATGTCCAAGAAAATATGAACAGCCTTAGATTAGGAAACACGGATAATACACTGTCTACACAGCAACAGCTACAGatgcaacagcaacagcaaatgcaacagcagcagcagcaaatgcaacagcagcaaatgcaacagcagcaacaacaaatacagcaaCAGTTTCAACAGCATCAACAACTtcagcaacaacagcaaatCCTTGGTAACCTTCAGcatcaacaacagcaacaacatctacagcagcaacagcaagtCCTTGGCAACATGCAGATGCAACAGCAACTAATATTACAGCCACAGGACCaactgcaacagcagcagcagcagctcatagAGAACattcaacagcagcaacagttgCAACAGAATCAGCAACAACAAGTCCTTAACAACATCCAACTACAAGATCAGCAACAGCAAGTCCTTAACAACATCCAACTACAAGATCAGCAACAGCAAGTCCTTAACAACATCCAACTTCAGGATCAGCAACAGCAAAATCAAATACTTACCAATTTACAACAACATCAgcttcaacagcagcagcagcagctacaacagcagcagcagcagcagcagcagcaacaacagcaaaatCAAGCATTGAGCAActtgcagcagcaacagcaactaCAAGAGCAGCAGGTCTTGGAgaatttacagcagcagcttcaggctgAGTTGCTCCAGCCACAGATCCACTCCAACCAGCAAGTACAGCAGCCAGTGTCGCTCCTTCAACGGGCTGGAGAGCTGCTCACCATTCAGACCAACTTCCCAACACAGCCTCCATCCCACACATCCCCCCCACAACAGCTCTTCCAATCACCCAGGCCCCTTGCAGAGACCCAGGGCTCCCAACAGCAGGTCCAGGCTGCCCTGCTCCAGAATACACTGACTGTCCTGACGAGTGGCAGTCTCAACTCAGAGCAGCAGTCGACTGGGTCAGCTCTTTACCTGTCCCCAAACCCTcctcaacaacagcaacaaccgCAGCTGGCATTCATCTCGTCCATGAAAACGTCTACAAGCCAGCCCCAGTCTGTTACAATGTTTCAGAACCAACCCCAAGCTCAACTGTCCCAAATGCAGCAACAGAGCACCCCCATGGAGGAGCAGCAGTCTGCACAGCAGAACCAACAACAGCTACCAATGGGCCAGCAGGGTTCCTTGTTCCAAAGTATTTCAAACCACTCACAGGCTAACCCTGTCCCACAGAACCAACTTTCCCAACCCCAGCAGACGGGTCTGCTCCTCTGCACGACAGATCTTAACCCGCAGGCTATTCCCCCAACTATTCTCTTCAGCACCCAGACCCAAGGCCCTTCCCCTATTGGGAGCATTAGTGTTGGAATCCCTCAGCCAGACCCAGCTGAGCCCATGTCATTCCAAGACCAGAGCTCTTCAGGCAACAACTCAACATCCAATGAGAACCAACAGCAAAGCTTATTCCAGGAGCAGCAGCCAATGCAAGTAGGCCCAAGCTCCAGCAGCGTCCCAAGCAATCAACCTGTAGAGCTGTTTCTACCGCAGACATCTCTGTCTGGCCTGCAGAGCACTATAAGCTCACAGGAGCTAAACAACCAGGCTCCAGCCCCTGGCACAACCATCTTTGTTGTTCAAGGTGGTGTGGGCGTTGTAGCCAGCCCTGGACAGCAGCCACCAGAGCAGCTTTTCCAGACAACTGTGGGCGGGAATGTGGCTCCTCAAGGACAAGCcaacctgtttgtgtttggcatCCAGAACG ACTCGCCACAGCTGCTCAATTCCTCCGGATCCACCCTACCTGCTCAGAGCCAGTCCCAGAACTCCAGTCACATGCAGCCTCTCTTGGATCAGCCAATGGCCCAGGCTGCCTCTCCAATGCAAGCCCCCATGCACAGCAGCCTACAGAACACTCTTCAGGCACAGATGCAGTCCAGCTTAGAGAACGCCATGCAGACCAGCCTACAAAACGcgatgcagacaaacacacaaaatgccCTGCAGTCTAGTTTACAGGCAAACATAGAAACAAGCTTGCCAACTCCAATGCAGACCAATCTACAGATGGAGATACAGAGCAGCTTACAGAATCAATTGCAGGCATCATTATCTGTATCATCTAACATGGATAAAATCGAGGACCTACTGGAAAGCCTACAGAAGTAG
- the nfat5a gene encoding nuclear factor of activated T-cells 5a isoform X4, with translation MGVPSTGPSTSTSDHLKVPQHLQSTGGEGAGASEMQGVGGAVSGPNRGGSGPNTASGDIGSGVSGLGVQQPQNTPSKRRPVLSISPPPEDLFDDSQMSCQEEPTVSGPTGPDSEHSSSMWADDSVSNFSLISSVSYNDNTEVPRKSRKRTPRQRPGPKPAPPEDSMDVFDADSAKAPHFVLSQLGTDKTSAIGSSLESGTAVKGGSLSTQFPQRSDGKELKILVQPETQHRARYLTEGSRGSVKDRTQQGFPTVKLEGVNDPVVLQVFVANDAGRVKPHGFYQACRVTGRNTTACKEVDIEGTIVIEIPLEPSSDMTLAVDCVGILKLRNADVEARIGVAGSKKKSTRARLAFRVSIPQPDGSTLTLQVPSSPILCTQPAGVPEILKKSLHSCSVRGGEEVFIIGKNFLKGTKVIFQENIADDNSWQAEAKIDMDLFHQNHLIVTAPPFHNQSITSPVSVGIFVMTNAGRSHEAQPFTYTPESADNSNAQTVKTEGPSLVKTCMFDGQIKSMSSEQTDCSGQHSKRQEDTPMEVSSNPPPTDVFKQSPDPLVSVQQTQLSSSPHPGGESFQSPMPLQSEDVELSQAPPVFPSLESLNTIQKQEIAPTTSFPVSGDTTIPPVTPDVPQQFLRDPQDNLPPENSNNSGGVVVVAMPQISTPSQPQPQQSQVPMFPQEGVAQLERAVRELQAGGNTTLQQVFEAAVAQQQLNSVLYSPTPSADSLQQHVQENMNSLRLGNTDNTLSTQQQLQMQQQQQMQQQQQQMQQQQMQQQQQQIQQQFQQHQQLQQQQQILGNLQHQQQQQHLQQQQQVLGNMQMQQQLILQPQDQLQQQQQQLIENIQQQQQLQQNQQQQVLNNIQLQDQQQQVLNNIQLQDQQQQVLNNIQLQDQQQQNQILTNLQQHQLQQQQQQLQQQQQQQQQQQQQNQALSNLQQQQQLQEQQVLENLQQQLQAELLQPQIHSNQQVQQPVSLLQRAGELLTIQTNFPTQPPSHTSPPQQLFQSPRPLAETQGSQQQVQAALLQNTLTVLTSGSLNSEQQSTGSALYLSPNPPQQQQQPQLAFISSMKTSTSQPQSVTMFQNQPQAQLSQMQQQSTPMEEQQSAQQNQQQLPMGQQGSLFQSISNHSQANPVPQNQLSQPQQTGLLLCTTDLNPQAIPPTILFSTQTQGPSPIGSISVGIPQPDPAEPMSFQDQSSSGNNSTSNENQQQSLFQEQQPMQVGPSSSSVPSNQPVELFLPQTSLSGLQSTISSQELNNQAPAPGTTIFVVQGGVGVVASPGQQPPEQLFQTTVGGNVAPQGQANLFVFGIQNDSPQLLNSSGSTLPAQSQSQNSSHMQPLLDQPMAQAASPMQAPMHSSLQNTLQAQMQSSLENAMQTSLQNAMQTNTQNALQSSLQANIETSLPTPMQTNLQMEIQSSLQNQLQASLSVSSNMDKIEDLLESLQK, from the exons ATGGGAGTGCCATCCACTGGCCCCTCTACCTCAACCTCAGACCATCTCAAGGTTCCACAGCATCTCCAGTCcactggaggagaaggagctggagcTTCAGAGATGCAAGGTGTGGGGGGTGCTGTATCTGGCCCCAACAGAGGCGGCAGTGGGCCAAACACTGCTTCAGGAGACATAGGGTCAGGAGTGTCAGGGCTAGGAGTCCAGCAGCCTCAGAACACCCCATCAAAACGGAGACCTGTTTTGAGCATATCCCCACCACCTGAGGACCTATTTGACGACAGCCAGATGTCTTGTCAAGAGGAGCCTACTGTATCTGGTCCAACGGGTCCAGACTCAGAACATAGCAGCAGCATGTGGGCTGATGACTCAGTCTCCAACTTCAGCTTGATCAGCTCTGTCTCCTACAATGACAACACCGAGGTACCACGCAAATCCAGAAAACGCACCCCTCGCCAGCGGCCTGGCCCAAAGCCTGCCCCTCCAGAGGACAGCATGGATGTGTTTGATGCCGACAGCGCCAAGGCCCCTCACTTTGTCCTATCCCAGCTTGGCACAGACAAGACCAGTGCAATAGGCAG CTCTCTTGAGTCAGGGACCGCAGTGAAGGGTGGGTCACTGTCCACTCAGTTCCCCCAGAGGAGTGATGGGAAGGAGTTGAagatcctggtgcagccagagaCCCAGCACAGAGCTCGTTATCTGACTGAGGGCAGCAGAGGCTCTGTCAAAGACCGGACACAGCAGGGATTCCCCACTGTCAAG TTGGAGGGTGTGAATGATCCAGTTGTGCTGCAGGTGTTTGTAGCAAATGATGCAGGCAGAGTGAAGCCTCACGGTTTCTACCAGGCTTGCAGAGTGACTGGACGCAACACCACTGCCTGCAAGGAGGTGGACATAGAGGGCACCATTGTTATTGAGATCCCTTTGGAGCCTAGCAGTGATATGACACTTGC GGTGGACTGTGTAGGAATTTTGAAGCTGCGTAATGCAGATGTGGAGGCCCGTATTGGTGTTGCAGGATCAAAGAAAAAGAGCACCCGTGCCAGGCTGGCTTTCAGGGTCAGCATCCCCCAACCTGATGGATCCACCCTCACCCTACAGGTCCCTTCATCACCAATCCTCTGCA CCCAGCCCGCAGGGGTGCCAGAGATCCTGAAGAAGAGTcttcacagctgctcagtgagaggaggagaggaagtttTTATCATTGGAAAGAACTTCCTTAAAGGAACCAAAGTTATTTTCCAGGAGAACATTGCAG ATGATAATTCCTGGCAAGCCGAGGCAAAGATTGACATGGACCTTTTCCATCAG AACCATTTGATAGTGACCGCCCCTCCGTTCCACAACCAGTCAATCACTTCTCCAGTGTCTGTGGGAATCTTTGTGATGACCAATGCTGGTAGATCGCATGAAGCCCAGCCCTTCACCTACACTCCAGAATCAG CTGATAACTCCAATGCCCAGACGGTAAAAACAGAGGGACCCTCTTTAGTCAAGACATGTATGTTTGATGGCCAGATAAAATCTATGTCATCTGAGCAAACCGACTGCTCTGGTCAGCATTCCAAACGCCAGGAGGACACACCAATGGAAGTGTCCAGCAATCCACCACCCACGGATGTCTTTAAG CAATCCCCTGACCCTCTTGTCTCAGTGCAGCAGACCCAGCTTAGCTCCAGTCCCCATCCAGGAGGGGAGTCCTTTCAGAGTCCAATGCCCCTACAGTCTGAAGATGTGGAGCTTTCCCAGGCACCCCCTGTTTTCCCCAGCCTAGAGTCTCTAAATACCATACAGAAGCAAGAAATTGCCCCCACAACCTCCTTCCCAGTGTCAGGAGACACCACAATCCCCCCTGTGACACCAGACGTCCCTCAGCAATTCCTCAGAGACCCTCAGGACAACCTGCCACCTGAGAATTCCAACAATAGTGGaggggttgttgttgttgccatgccCCAAATATCAACTCCatctcagccacagccacaacAATCACAGGTTCCCATGTTCCCCCAGGAAGGGGTGGCCCAGCTAGAGAGGGCAGTAAGGGAGCTCCAAGCCGGAGGTAACACCACACTCCAGCAGGTGTTTGAGGCGGCTGTAGCCCAGCAGCAACTAAACTCAGTGCTTTATAGCCCCACACCCTCCGCAGATTCTCTTCAACAGCATGTCCAAGAAAATATGAACAGCCTTAGATTAGGAAACACGGATAATACACTGTCTACACAGCAACAGCTACAGatgcaacagcaacagcaaatgcaacagcagcagcagcaaatgcaacagcagcaaatgcaacagcagcaacaacaaatacagcaaCAGTTTCAACAGCATCAACAACTtcagcaacaacagcaaatCCTTGGTAACCTTCAGcatcaacaacagcaacaacatctacagcagcaacagcaagtCCTTGGCAACATGCAGATGCAACAGCAACTAATATTACAGCCACAGGACCaactgcaacagcagcagcagcagctcatagAGAACattcaacagcagcaacagttgCAACAGAATCAGCAACAACAAGTCCTTAACAACATCCAACTACAAGATCAGCAACAGCAAGTCCTTAACAACATCCAACTACAAGATCAGCAACAGCAAGTCCTTAACAACATCCAACTTCAGGATCAGCAACAGCAAAATCAAATACTTACCAATTTACAACAACATCAgcttcaacagcagcagcagcagctacaacagcagcagcagcagcagcagcagcaacaacagcaaaatCAAGCATTGAGCAActtgcagcagcaacagcaactaCAAGAGCAGCAGGTCTTGGAgaatttacagcagcagcttcaggctgAGTTGCTCCAGCCACAGATCCACTCCAACCAGCAAGTACAGCAGCCAGTGTCGCTCCTTCAACGGGCTGGAGAGCTGCTCACCATTCAGACCAACTTCCCAACACAGCCTCCATCCCACACATCCCCCCCACAACAGCTCTTCCAATCACCCAGGCCCCTTGCAGAGACCCAGGGCTCCCAACAGCAGGTCCAGGCTGCCCTGCTCCAGAATACACTGACTGTCCTGACGAGTGGCAGTCTCAACTCAGAGCAGCAGTCGACTGGGTCAGCTCTTTACCTGTCCCCAAACCCTcctcaacaacagcaacaaccgCAGCTGGCATTCATCTCGTCCATGAAAACGTCTACAAGCCAGCCCCAGTCTGTTACAATGTTTCAGAACCAACCCCAAGCTCAACTGTCCCAAATGCAGCAACAGAGCACCCCCATGGAGGAGCAGCAGTCTGCACAGCAGAACCAACAACAGCTACCAATGGGCCAGCAGGGTTCCTTGTTCCAAAGTATTTCAAACCACTCACAGGCTAACCCTGTCCCACAGAACCAACTTTCCCAACCCCAGCAGACGGGTCTGCTCCTCTGCACGACAGATCTTAACCCGCAGGCTATTCCCCCAACTATTCTCTTCAGCACCCAGACCCAAGGCCCTTCCCCTATTGGGAGCATTAGTGTTGGAATCCCTCAGCCAGACCCAGCTGAGCCCATGTCATTCCAAGACCAGAGCTCTTCAGGCAACAACTCAACATCCAATGAGAACCAACAGCAAAGCTTATTCCAGGAGCAGCAGCCAATGCAAGTAGGCCCAAGCTCCAGCAGCGTCCCAAGCAATCAACCTGTAGAGCTGTTTCTACCGCAGACATCTCTGTCTGGCCTGCAGAGCACTATAAGCTCACAGGAGCTAAACAACCAGGCTCCAGCCCCTGGCACAACCATCTTTGTTGTTCAAGGTGGTGTGGGCGTTGTAGCCAGCCCTGGACAGCAGCCACCAGAGCAGCTTTTCCAGACAACTGTGGGCGGGAATGTGGCTCCTCAAGGACAAGCcaacctgtttgtgtttggcatCCAGAACG ACTCGCCACAGCTGCTCAATTCCTCCGGATCCACCCTACCTGCTCAGAGCCAGTCCCAGAACTCCAGTCACATGCAGCCTCTCTTGGATCAGCCAATGGCCCAGGCTGCCTCTCCAATGCAAGCCCCCATGCACAGCAGCCTACAGAACACTCTTCAGGCACAGATGCAGTCCAGCTTAGAGAACGCCATGCAGACCAGCCTACAAAACGcgatgcagacaaacacacaaaatgccCTGCAGTCTAGTTTACAGGCAAACATAGAAACAAGCTTGCCAACTCCAATGCAGACCAATCTACAGATGGAGATACAGAGCAGCTTACAGAATCAATTGCAGGCATCATTATCTGTATCATCTAACATGGATAAAATCGAGGACCTACTGGAAAGCCTACAGAAGTAG